The Caulifigura coniformis genome includes a region encoding these proteins:
- a CDS encoding DotU family type IV/VI secretion system protein produces MTPEFAQSVNRVFDAVLDLVDRIERRERPDLNEEKKLIRMDLDALTGASANQSSARREDLELARRGLIYWVDEVLTMADPEWKDITLEFDYFAEKNRAWRFYEFGERAARSSSPDVVEAWYLCLVLGFEGDIGEAFREHLHQPMPGGAANSTEARQAWAQELAKLIRKQSSADLAGEPISGGVEPLTGSAWLQTMAACLFVAIVLGLVLLAIYMKLTRS; encoded by the coding sequence ATGACCCCGGAATTTGCACAGTCCGTCAACCGGGTGTTCGATGCGGTGCTCGACCTCGTCGACCGCATCGAGCGTCGGGAGCGTCCCGACCTCAACGAGGAGAAGAAGCTGATCCGGATGGACCTGGATGCGCTGACCGGCGCATCGGCCAACCAGTCGTCCGCCCGTCGCGAAGACCTCGAACTGGCCAGAAGGGGGCTGATCTACTGGGTCGACGAAGTCCTGACGATGGCCGACCCGGAGTGGAAGGACATCACCCTCGAATTCGACTACTTCGCAGAGAAGAACCGCGCCTGGCGCTTCTATGAATTTGGTGAGCGGGCCGCACGTTCGAGCTCTCCCGACGTTGTCGAGGCATGGTACCTCTGCCTGGTCCTCGGATTCGAAGGCGATATCGGCGAAGCGTTTCGCGAGCACCTCCATCAACCGATGCCGGGCGGGGCGGCGAATTCGACCGAAGCCCGGCAGGCGTGGGCCCAGGAACTGGCGAAGCTGATCCGCAAACAGTCGTCGGCCGATCTCGCTGGCGAGCCGATCTCGGGCGGAGTCGAACCGCTGACCGGCTCGGCCTGGCTGCAGACGATGGCCGCCTGCCTGTTCGTCGCGATCGTGCTGGGGCTGGTTCTGCTGGCCATCTACATGAAGCTGACGCGCAGCTGA
- the tssK gene encoding type VI secretion system baseplate subunit TssK: MTNHSVHWSEGLFISPHHFQLSERRLREEIGVAQQWHVGYAYGLRKFQVNADALANWRVSIDSLHARLRDGTCLRFPEDSLLSPVEIPRAAFRSAQDRLMVHLAVPRLQLGRRNADTQTGDGSSRYAVDSQEVEDENQVGNPLVVSVRWLNAKLLLGNEELSGYETLPLMRLRLGAVAEAPPEIDPDYIPPILACDAWAFLQERILGGITDHFGSLADQLARNMLDRGVAFESGHREDLERIFKLHSLNTAIGYLCNLPFVRGIHPLTAYMELCRVVGQIALFLPERRMPQVPLYDHDDLGGCFHAIRRLLDLDQERQKRAYIKRPFIGAGLQMQVRLEREWLTPGWTFYMGVESQLPFNEIDHLLTDRLDLKVGSSDVVENIYRGGKGGVKARPEAAPPRDFPGAGWTYWKLDRSSEAWQAVEKTLNLAIRFNEKQVVGGIDGEQTIQIRTDQGKLVGLSFALYAMPQGA, from the coding sequence ATGACCAACCATTCTGTTCACTGGTCGGAAGGGCTGTTCATCAGCCCGCATCACTTTCAGCTTTCCGAGCGGCGACTGCGTGAAGAGATTGGCGTCGCCCAGCAATGGCACGTCGGCTACGCCTATGGACTGCGAAAGTTCCAGGTGAATGCCGACGCGCTCGCCAACTGGCGGGTGTCTATTGATTCTCTGCACGCCCGGCTGCGGGACGGCACCTGTCTCCGGTTTCCGGAGGATTCACTGCTCTCGCCGGTCGAGATCCCTCGGGCCGCCTTCCGCAGCGCGCAGGATCGCCTGATGGTGCATCTCGCCGTGCCGCGGCTCCAGCTTGGGCGGCGCAACGCCGACACGCAGACCGGCGACGGTTCGAGCCGCTATGCCGTCGACTCCCAGGAAGTCGAAGACGAGAACCAGGTCGGCAATCCGCTCGTCGTCAGCGTCCGCTGGCTGAATGCCAAGTTGCTGCTCGGGAACGAAGAACTCTCCGGATACGAAACGCTGCCGCTGATGCGGCTGCGGCTTGGCGCCGTCGCCGAAGCCCCACCAGAGATCGATCCAGACTACATTCCCCCCATTCTCGCCTGCGACGCCTGGGCGTTCCTGCAGGAACGGATCCTCGGGGGGATTACGGACCATTTCGGGAGCCTGGCCGATCAGCTCGCCCGGAACATGCTCGACCGGGGCGTGGCGTTCGAAAGCGGACACCGCGAAGACCTCGAACGGATTTTCAAGCTCCATTCGCTGAACACGGCCATCGGGTATCTCTGCAACCTGCCGTTCGTCCGCGGCATTCATCCGCTGACGGCGTACATGGAGCTTTGCCGCGTTGTGGGGCAGATTGCACTTTTCCTGCCCGAGCGGCGGATGCCGCAGGTCCCGCTGTACGACCACGATGACCTCGGCGGCTGCTTCCACGCAATCCGCCGGCTTCTCGACCTCGATCAGGAACGCCAGAAGCGAGCCTATATCAAGCGGCCGTTCATCGGCGCCGGTCTGCAGATGCAGGTGCGGCTGGAACGCGAATGGCTCACGCCCGGCTGGACGTTTTACATGGGCGTCGAATCGCAGCTGCCCTTCAACGAGATCGATCACCTGCTGACGGATCGGCTCGACCTGAAAGTCGGATCGAGCGACGTCGTCGAGAACATCTATCGCGGCGGAAAAGGGGGCGTAAAAGCCCGTCCAGAAGCGGCGCCGCCTCGCGATTTTCCGGGAGCTGGCTGGACCTACTGGAAGCTCGATCGCAGTTCGGAAGCGTGGCAGGCGGTCGAGAAGACGCTCAATCTGGCCATTCGTTTCAACGAAAAACAGGTGGTGGGCGGAATCGACGGCGAGCAGACGATTCAGATCCGGACCGACCAGGGGAAACTCGTTGGATTGTCATTCGCCCTCTACGCCATGCCCCAGGGCGCCTGA